gaaaatgtactAAATTTTGATCGAgcctcattgaaaatgaactaaatccATGcttaactaggggtccagggacaccatgcccacttgggaagtggtttcaaatgctcaacaatctaaaaattttcaatattcaacgccccctggtgaccatatacaaaaaccaatgaccttgagactcaccacaatcatagaacatgtcagcagctacaattttataattggttgtgataataatgtaatatggaaatactaagttattctactattcaacccccctggtgaccatattcaaaacccaataaccttgtaaatcaccacaatcatagaacatgtcatcaactacaactttgcaatagATCATGGTGACAAAATATGCccaggtaccaatataataaggaaatagcCTACTAGGTTAttgtactattcaacgcccccgggtgaccatatagaataacgaattttcttaaaactcaccacaatcatagacgatgtcatgagctacaactttgcaattgattgtggtaacaaaatacgtatTTGTACaaaattaatataatatagaaatactaagatattgtatcattcaacgccccctggtggccatatacaaaaaccaatgaacttgaaactcaccacaatcatagaacttgttataagctacaactttctaattcattgatgtaacaaaatatgcttatgtatcaatataatctCGAAAATTTTTTCCCACCAACAAATGAGttctgatgacaccaagatggccgccaattgcgtcataggcctaattggctgatcaaaaatacctgtctcaggtataaaacatccctatccaaagaatacccatcagcaattgcaacgagaaatggcaaaccagtaggaagctacaggactcagaattcgggccaaaattaacatttttgggcacttaaaAGGTCCTAGGACAaccatcttgagtctgatcaacccaatttttgctcaaaagttcaaaaatgtgtaaaaagtgctgattttggcgaacaacaatggctgccagtcggccatcttgaatctgatagggccagttttcgggtgaagatgtgtctagggtagatacatgtataaaccaaatatcaagacattaccttgaagcgtcttcaaaacttcccaaaataattggattccgtctacggacagacggacgaaaagtgaacgcaatagcccgctgggacttaagtcccaagtgggctaacaATCTATTAAGGACAATTTCTGTAAAACAAACCCTtgattttttggatattctGAAGGTCGGTTCTCATGGATTTGCACTTATTACAATATTTGTTAAGATCCGCAGATTTTGCCTGTGGATCCACTCCTGCTTATCTGTTCTATCATTCAGTTTgagttatttcaaaattcaagatcAGATTCCTCTGAATCCCATCCACATGATTCAACGACCGCATCGTCGGCAGTGAAATCCACCTCGACGTCATAAACAAAGTCGTCGTCTCCAGGCTTTTTCTGATGTTTCGAAAACGTTTCGTCCATAACGGCTTTCTTGCGGCTCAGCACGTCGTCTTCGACTTTATTCAAATCTTCCTCCGGGTCGATAGTGTCAATGCGGTCGCTCTTACGTAAACTCGCGTCGAGCGTTAGTCCGTTCATACGGTCGTGCACAATTGTCACCAGTTTCAGTAGTTGTCGGCGTGGCAACGATTTGAGGTATTTCTGATGTCGTGAATTTGTCAGAAGTTCGTCGACCGCGCGTTCGATGCCGGTGAATTTCGTGAAGTTTCGTAGCGGCATCGTACGCCGATGATATTTGCCGACATTTTCCGTGTATGTTATGACGATCGCTGGTTTATCAAAACGCACCCCGCATTTCAGCAATTTAATTGGCATTTTCATTTAGTAGTGGCAGCgttgataaatttgaactGGAAAAATGGAATGGATATTGACTGATCAATACTTTTCTTGAGagttaggctaaacaaaaatgatacctagTTTCTCTGCAGTGGCCGggacatttttgtaaaatatgataaaatttacaaaCAGTCCATTTCTATAGTGGTCGGGCCTGTTATATAGTAAATTGATCgccatttaaaaaaagttatgtatcgggtagataggcggccgacCGGGTGAACTTtaaagctcagcagagcggagaaacaaggtatcaattctttttagccTTAAAATTTTCTGTTTAAATACTACAGTCTTTATCTTATCATGAGTAAAAGAAGACTATTTCCAATCCTTCAATATTGTAAAACATTGAAGGCTTAGTTAAACAGATGTTCTCTGGTCAATTTGACACCTCAAGTGATTGATAAGAAGCAAAGACATTGTGACCAATGAAATTGACAGACGTTCCAAAAGAGGAGGACAAAAAGATACCATACATGTATGTGTGTAAAGCAAAAAAGACTTGTACAGAAAAGAACATCAAGATtctcaacaaaaaaaatttcatataGCCTAGACTTGGAAGTTAACAAATTTCCGAAAACTTACATATTTTTACGTTAAGAATTTTTTATATTAATCTCacccctgggcccagtttcacaaaaaagtttaaatctaaaatcgatttaaattcttaaatcgatttagacCCGTTAACACGATTTAGTTAACTCGATTTATAAAACGAGTTTCACTAAAGGCTTAAtccaaaaaaattaacaaaatcgatttaagatttaatcttttttgtgaaactggtttgaaatttaactcaaaaagttaaatcgatttaaggatttaaatcgatttaacgaatttaatcttttttgtgaaaccgggccctgtaTTAGCCGATGTGTAAGATATTTAGGGTCGTTTACACCTGTAAGTCTAATTGATTATAACTGTCACCAGGTGTTGGAAGTACTGACTGCAACGCCAATGGCCAAAGCTGTGGTTAGTGAATggctttttttaaataaccATGTTTTCGACGAAATTAACCACAgcgtagtctgaataccagtcgttgttaggGGATCCCCTACAGTTGTTGTTTGGGGAACGATGGCTAAGTAATAGCGCAACACAGCACAGGCAAAATTTGCTTCCAACAATGGTTCAACTGACCAAACATAGAGCAAGTGGGAAagcaaatcaaaaatatatagacaTAAGTTATGATTAGACTACAGTCACTCTTATTTCAGGCAAACAGGAAGATATACAAAGTTCAAATATGACTTAAAACGTGAACAAATTTAATTTGGATTTGCATTTGTTAATTATGTTTCAGCGTTTAATGGCTGTTTTTGCATTCCTACCCGAATAGATATTAATCTATCACCAGAAATCAGTAAAGTACAGTCGAATACGATCCTCTAGGAGCTGATTCGGCACACTGTTGACTTGAACAGCGCCGCAATAgcgtcatgaaatacaacacAACCCCGGAAACCAACGATTTGTTTACGGAAGTTAAGCTACTCAAttcaatcagattttattAGATTCGATATCAAATAACCACGTGCACAACGATCAAGAGACAACGAccgtagtctgaataccagtcgttgttacggttccctacaacgtctgacgctaaatatcatatagaggttaactcctgttaattgcaatgcaacaactgattttagtgtcaaatcaaaccttggCTTTGtactaaataaaataaataaattacttaccttgttgactttgaaaacgtgttttaaaataaaattttcttgatttaaatcgcgaaccggagaattcattgatttgatttgaattgaattgttgatTGCCACTATCGGGATTTCCAATACggactaaattaataaaatgtgaaaattcaatagcctatgtctctctaaaattactttaaatgttattttgtgttgataaaacgcataaattttggtcaattttaaccttgaaacaagaataatatctgcattggcaCCAAGTTTAAGTTCGAATCCGTAATTTACATTCCCATCATGTTAtgttatgttgcttcacttcaactgttttttgaggcgactagtcaaatgttttgagctactacgatcgttaaaagctacttaggattacaaatttatgcacaaacaatacttccatctgattacagaacagtcagtttgaggtgagttgatggtgttttaaggggtgaaatactatagacgctcaaagcctcgtccctcaaaatgagggacgaaaattaaccttatatgagcactttcgccctgtctatttattaattgatgagacctgtttttcttggatattttgcttactttttggggtacatacctcatttatgtcttaacagaatgccaaaaatcgcggacaacaactgaatatccgatatatttccagttctgtaccaattagatggattggcaaaaagactccttaagtccagttgaatgagagagaaaatcctccattttgtcaaatttcttggatttgaacattgttaccatgcctacgccaccctgatttagttgttgagaccccacaagaaaaataacttcatttcgtaggcatggtgacaatgtaaaaattcaagaaatttcacaaaatggaggattttctctctcattcaactggacttaaggagtctttttgccaatccatctaattggtacagaactggaaatatatcggatattcagttgttgtccgcgacttttggcattctgttaagacataaatgaggtatgtaccccaaaaagtaagcaaaatatccaagaaaaacaggtctcatcaattaataaatagacatttttATTAGACGTTGttaacggctaggtactaatgtctatttcaacctgacttgacaGCATTcctgatttaggtcgactgcccgtcctttctggtcctactaagacctttatcaggtatgtactaccaaaaatgagtGAGCTAGCTAGGCCActcggaatgctctcaagtcaggttgaaatagacaataGACAGTAGGCTAGACTACAACGACCGATGATCGAGTTTCAAAACGGACACGACTTtgtctttgatatttgattttcgtatcgtatcgttTTTGCAAACCAATGGAAGGCTTTTTTAAAAGCCTATTACTAAGGTTGCCTCGGTGTTTCGCTTTTTTAAGACGTTGCTAGCCAAATTGTTCACCCATTGGTTGACCACTCTTTGGCTAAAGAAGTGTTTCCTCAAATTCTTTCTTGATCTGGCCTTTGGAAGTTTCATTGAGTGGCCTCTGCTGGTTCTTTCCTGTTTCGACTCTATAATTGTGAGTATACACGGTGATCATATAGCGACACGGGGTCGACAGTATATACGGTATTAGATCTTGGTAGCGAGAACAGGTAAGTCCAGAATAGGTCCGCTACAGGTGGGTACGCCTAGGTCGATTCTGCCCCTGGAGAGGACAGAATAAGGGGTCAATAACCGCCTTAGGACAATCGTCGAAAAATACTATGCGAACGCATAATCAAAAGAAGCAACAATTCATAGTAAATAATGAGAGGCGGCAAGGGCGAATATCCGACTTCGAGAGAACCCGCGTTGTTGTTAAGACAACGCAGATTGCCCGGACCACGATTCGAGAGAATTCGCTCGAAGCTCAGGCGATGAAAGTCTTCGAGCGAGAAAAGGTAGGAGGCTAATAATCGAGGCGGGACCACTCGAAGTCGAATAAACGTAATTTATACGGAATAAAAGGCTATGATGTTCTTCCATTGCAGTGATCCTTGGGCAGATTCTCCTTTGATTTCGGGGTCAGACGAAGTATCCGAGCGGGGCCGGAGCCCCGTCCGAGGGACGTGGTTTGAAATGACTTATCGCATCATTCCGGGGTCAATACTGTCACCAACGGGATCTTTGAATTCCACTTGAGTGATAGAATGTTTAACAAAACGTCCAAGAATGAACGAGTCACAACACGCAGAGTTCCTGTCTTCAGAATTACTTTTATTTTACGGACTGATCACAACGGTCTAAATGTTTACAGCGGTCTCCCAAACGGTCCAAAACCCCCAGTATATTCAATCTCCAACCCATCTCATTAGCGAATGACATTACCAATGCCCGTTAATTTCTCATTAGTGCAACAGCGTTGCccataaaaatatcattattcaaccGAAATATTTAGCAAAGGACGTTATACGTGACAGTTTCCCATTAAAATGTCACATTACTTTGAATAATGTTTTCCATCAGCAGTTGTTGCTTGCAGAAGAGCCAATATCTACGAGCAACTGACGCGCATTAGTCGTAAGGTTCAATCTCAGTACAAAAAGTTATATGAAAGCTGACGCTGGAATTATTGTCGTCAAAGTTTGAAAAGTTTTATCACGAAAGATGGCACTGCTGAATGAGTTGGATAATGAATTCAGAGTAGTTTATGATATCGTtagaagatggcagcactgccTATGAATTGAGACTGCTGTTGAAACTCAATAATACCGTTGTCCCAATACAGACCTGAGTAAGGCAATTAGACTGTGCGTCTGGCGATTTTAGAAGATCAATTACTCAGCGAGCGATAACAACCTCTCTCAACGTGTCTCGAACACGGAATGTCAGGAATGCGGTTCTGACCGCTCTTAAATAGGCCGCCCTCTACGCCGATTGGGTAATAGCCAAATCACTGCGCGATTGAAAATGTCGGCGTACGCGGCTTTGGGTAGGCATGCATGACTGGAATTTTCGAAATCAATCCTCATTTGgatatttgttattaaaa
This sequence is a window from Tubulanus polymorphus chromosome 9, tnTubPoly1.2, whole genome shotgun sequence. Protein-coding genes within it:
- the LOC141910860 gene encoding centrosomal protein of 19 kDa-like; this translates as MKMPIKLLKCGVRFDKPAIVITYTENVGKYHRRTMPLRNFTKFTGIERAVDELLTNSRHQKYLKSLPRRQLLKLVTIVHDRMNGLTLDASLRKSDRIDTIDPEEDLNKVEDDVLSRKKAVMDETFSKHQKKPGDDDFVYDVEVDFTADDAVVESCGWDSEESDLEF